The DNA region ATCTGATTGTATGCAAGATCATCATCAAACTCATTTGCATCATTTGCAGCAGGAACTGATGCAGTTGAGACAGGTTGGGAACTAAGCTGTGGTTCAGGAAGGGTAGTATATTGTTGCTGAGCCCGAGAAGGTGCACTAATGGGTGGTGAAATTGTTGGGACTGATTGAGCCGTCATAACCTCCTTATAAGCTATTGATGGAGGGCTCATGACACTTTGTGGAGGCAAGGGGGGGCGATTGGACGGAATAACTGATGCATGATTGATGTTGGGCAGCACTGACATACTATGAGATTGCATTTGCTGCACAGGAACTAAGTATATTGGGTATTGTTGATTCATTGGATAAGGAGTTTGTTGTGGCTGTTGCATGGGAACCTGATAAAATGGAAAACAGGATGATACTGGCAATGGACCGTTAGGATAGTGAGGTACATAACAGGCACCACCATGAACATAGTGCATTCCATGCTGAGGCTGCTTCCCATCCAATGTCTGAGGTAGTTGATACCCAGAAACCTGAACCATTTTTGGCGTCTGAATGAGAGAGGGATTGGCCATGGAGCCTTCTGATTCGATGAGACTGTGTGAGGCCATACTGGACATAACTTGAACAAGTGGTTCTTGGTGAATTCCAACTCTAGGTTGAAAACCAGTACTTCCAACACTATTATCGCTGTGGAAATCAACCAAGAGAGCGATAATTATAACGAAAAGGTAAGGAACAGATCCAAAGAAACACATGCAATCTTATTTCTAGTGTTAGGTCCCAAGTGATCTAACTTCCGAATTGAAAACTATTACCTTCTCTTCTATTCCTCCTCCCGTTAGTGTATGCTCAACAACCAATCAATAAAAAGGTCACCATTAACTTGAGCAAATAgattcaaaagctcaagacacCTCACGAGTCTCTTTCTAGGGATAATAAAGAGCAAGACTATCTAGTCAGTAAATTGAAAAATACGGAAACCATACAAGTAGCATAACAGGCTAGAATACAGGCCAAAGCATTCCACCTGGAGGAACTACACTGTAGAAAATAACTggatttctcttcttcttttttgggaCAGTTAGTCCCATAATGCAATTCGAGTGTGGACTCATTATATTAACTTATATATCTTAACAAGGTTGTTTCCTTATTTAAGTGAAAATCAAAGAACAGTGCAagtcaaaaatataaatcaataTGTTTCTCAGCACCTTACTACCTCTCTCTTCTATTGTCACAGGGCAAAAGTAGAATCCAACTAAAACGAAATTACTTACACTTATACAACACAGGTATTGGTCAACCAAAGATCTAAACTTTTGTTAACCTAAATACTCTCAATGACTCCAATTATATAACTAGAAAACAAACAGTAACATAAAAAACGAAAAGAACATATTAGTACCTGTCTATTGAAGCTGATGATGAAGGCACTCTAACTCTTTTATCCTGCAAATTAGCACCACCACCATCCTCATTTTGAACACCAATAGCAGGTAAATTAGACATAGATATGGAAGAACTAGTTGACCCAAATGAAGAACTAGTCTCCAATACCATTGATTCAGACTCCAATCCTTGTTTAGCACTCAAATTTTCACTTTGTCCTTCATTAGACCCACCCATATTTTCAAACCCGATAAGCTCATGACCAAAACCCGAATCCGTAGATTGTCCCCTTCTAGCAATC from Lycium ferocissimum isolate CSIRO_LF1 chromosome 2, AGI_CSIRO_Lferr_CH_V1, whole genome shotgun sequence includes:
- the LOC132046670 gene encoding protein PAL OF QUIRKY gives rise to the protein MDPPPAPAPAPAPAPPCTTATSDSLLDLPPLPTPTTKIRLLCSYGGHIIQRPHDKTLCYAGGDNRVVSVDRRTTISSLSALTSHLSRTLYGNRPFYLKYQLPNEELDSLISVTTDEDFQNMLEEHDRSTTSSRIRLFLFPVKPESLGSALLDSKADSWFSDALNNSRIARRGQSTDSGFGHELIGFENMGGSNEGQSENLSAKQGLESESMVLETSSSFGSTSSSISMSNLPAIGVQNEDGGGANLQDKRVRVPSSSASIDSDNSVGSTGFQPRVGIHQEPLVQVMSSMASHSLIESEGSMANPSLIQTPKMVQVSGYQLPQTLDGKQPQHGMHYVHGGACYVPHYPNGPLPVSSCFPFYQVPMQQPQQTPYPMNQQYPIYLVPVQQMQSHSMSVLPNINHASVIPSNRPPLPPQSVMSPPSIAYKEVMTAQSVPTISPPISAPSRAQQQYTTLPEPQLSSQPVSTASVPAANDANEFDDDLAYNQIYKSQPPPPSFISQCQTITKGATVLLSESSMQMHSNNVMNQAPSHPQ